One Nonomuraea angiospora DNA segment encodes these proteins:
- a CDS encoding HypC/HybG/HupF family hydrogenase formation chaperone — protein sequence MPRVSGEPAEEETCDSCVTCGDVAVAVRVVGLLPDGLARADTGAGTEEISVGLVEVQVGDTVLVHAGEAIAVLGRDYR from the coding sequence GTGCCCCGAGTGAGCGGCGAGCCCGCGGAGGAGGAGACCTGCGACTCCTGCGTGACGTGTGGGGATGTGGCCGTGGCCGTCCGGGTCGTGGGGCTGCTGCCCGACGGGCTGGCACGGGCCGACACCGGCGCCGGGACCGAGGAGATCAGCGTGGGGCTGGTGGAGGTCCAGGTCGGGGACACCGTGCTGGTGCACGCGGGCGAGGCGATCGCCGTACTCGGAAGGGACTACCGATGA
- a CDS encoding alpha/beta fold hydrolase, with protein sequence MDIILIPGLWLDASSWDEVVPALVRAGHRPHALTLPGMESKDADRSEITLLDHVGAVVKAIDSFDPAGGKVVLVGHSGGGTIAHIAADVRPDRVARVVFVDSVPPGDGGLINDELPVENGEIPLPDWGFFEAEDLVDLDDELRAAFRERAIPSPARVASDRVRLSDERRYEVPATVITCEFSSEMVQKWIGQSLAFTQELAKIRHVDYVDLPTGHWPQFTRPEELGRAIATSVGPA encoded by the coding sequence ATGGACATCATCCTGATTCCCGGCCTCTGGCTCGACGCCTCGTCATGGGACGAGGTCGTCCCCGCGCTCGTGCGGGCCGGGCACCGCCCCCACGCGCTCACGCTGCCCGGCATGGAGTCGAAAGACGCCGACCGCTCCGAGATCACCCTGCTCGACCACGTCGGCGCGGTCGTCAAGGCGATCGACTCCTTCGACCCCGCCGGCGGCAAGGTGGTGCTGGTCGGCCACTCCGGCGGGGGCACGATCGCCCACATCGCCGCCGACGTGCGCCCCGACCGGGTCGCCCGGGTCGTCTTCGTCGACAGCGTGCCTCCCGGCGACGGCGGCCTCATCAACGACGAGCTCCCGGTCGAGAACGGTGAGATCCCGCTGCCCGACTGGGGGTTCTTCGAGGCGGAGGACCTTGTCGACCTCGACGACGAGCTGCGCGCGGCCTTCCGCGAGCGGGCGATCCCCTCGCCGGCCCGGGTCGCGAGCGACCGGGTGCGGCTGTCGGACGAGCGCCGCTACGAGGTGCCCGCCACCGTCATCACCTGCGAGTTCTCGAGCGAGATGGTCCAGAAGTGGATAGGGCAGTCGCTCGCGTTCACGCAGGAGCTCGCCAAGATCCGCCACGTCGACTACGTCGACCTGCCCACGGGCCACTGGCCGCAGTTCACCCGGCCGGAGGAGCTGGGCCGCGCGATCGCGACCAGCGTCGGCCCCGCCTGA
- a CDS encoding phosphoheptose isomerase, translated as MLDRIREAAGAALVEDAGAVVAAASAMSGRFRRGGRLLAFGRGEAASDAAHVAVEFTHPVIVGKRALPAFSLGAEPSALPVLGRPQDIAVGIRPFDGDLAAARGLGMLTVALTADEECAQAEHVLTARSTDPLVAREIHITMYHLLWELVHVFQESECPE; from the coding sequence GTGCTCGATCGGATCCGTGAGGCCGCGGGAGCGGCGCTGGTGGAAGACGCCGGCGCGGTCGTCGCGGCGGCGTCCGCCATGTCCGGGCGATTCCGGCGTGGAGGCAGGCTGCTGGCTTTCGGCCGGGGCGAGGCCGCCTCGGACGCGGCGCACGTGGCCGTGGAGTTCACCCACCCGGTGATCGTGGGCAAGCGCGCCCTTCCAGCATTCAGCCTGGGCGCGGAGCCCTCCGCGCTGCCGGTGCTGGGACGCCCCCAGGACATCGCGGTGGGGATCCGGCCGTTCGACGGCGACCTGGCCGCCGCCCGCGGGCTCGGCATGCTGACCGTCGCCCTGACGGCGGACGAGGAGTGCGCGCAGGCGGAGCACGTGCTGACCGCGCGGAGCACGGATCCGCTGGTCGCGAGGGAGATTCACATCACCATGTACCACCTGCTGTGGGAGCTGGTCCACGTGTTCCAGGAGTCGGAGTGCCCCGAGTGA
- a CDS encoding DinB family protein, which produces MTQVDEQGRLEPPLAADETGTLLGFLDYQRATLAWKCSNLDAAGLKATVGVSPMTLGGMLKHLAYVESHWFIRSLHGAEWPPPWDTVDWKADHDWDWHSAADDTPEQLFALWQEAVDRSRAAVTKALADGDLGQPAKRGWPDGQTPSLRWILCHMIEEYARHNGHADLIRESVDGLTGE; this is translated from the coding sequence GTGACCCAAGTGGATGAGCAGGGCCGCCTCGAGCCTCCTCTCGCGGCCGACGAGACCGGGACCCTCCTGGGCTTCCTCGACTATCAGCGCGCGACCCTGGCGTGGAAGTGCTCGAACCTGGACGCGGCCGGGCTGAAGGCGACCGTCGGCGTGTCGCCGATGACGCTGGGCGGGATGCTCAAGCACCTCGCCTACGTCGAGAGCCACTGGTTCATCCGGTCGCTGCACGGCGCGGAGTGGCCGCCTCCGTGGGACACGGTCGACTGGAAGGCCGACCACGACTGGGACTGGCACTCGGCCGCCGACGACACCCCCGAACAGCTCTTCGCGCTCTGGCAGGAGGCGGTGGACCGCTCGCGGGCGGCGGTGACGAAGGCGCTGGCCGACGGCGACCTCGGCCAGCCGGCCAAGCGCGGCTGGCCCGACGGCCAGACGCCCAGCCTGCGGTGGATCCTGTGCCACATGATCGAGGAGTACGCCCGGCACAACGGCCACGCGGACCTCATCCGGGAGTCGGTGGACGGGCTGACCGGGGAGTAG